A stretch of Desulfobacterales bacterium DNA encodes these proteins:
- the argH gene encoding argininosuccinate lyase has translation MSDKAWGGRFAEATDKAVEAFTSSIHFDKLLYCYDIEGSIAHCKMLAKTSIISEDEASSIIDGLKTIQTEIEKGEFTFDDRLEDIHMHIENRLHQIIGGPALKLHTARSRNDQVALDIRLYLRNEVSNIIEGLKQLRTKILEIAKENINIILPGYTHLQRAQPVLLSHHFMAYYEMFSRDSDRFFDGLKRINVMPLGSAALAGTTYPIDRTYTASILNFNEISKNSIDSVSDRDFIIEFLSAASICMIHFSRMSEELILWSSSEFKFIEISDSFTTGSSIMPQKKNPDIAELSRGKTSRIFGSLICLLTLMKSLPLSYNRDMQEDKEPLFDTVKTLTSCIDIFIRMLPNIKFNKEKMQQSALTGYLNATDMADYLVTKGVPFRNAHALTGKIVSYALNKQKELHELSLGELNSFSDLFNSDIFDFLSLQSMIDRRQSFGGTAKKNVIAAINEAEKELN, from the coding sequence ATGAGCGATAAAGCATGGGGTGGAAGATTTGCTGAAGCTACGGACAAAGCAGTTGAGGCATTTACATCCTCTATCCATTTTGATAAACTTCTCTATTGTTATGACATAGAAGGCAGTATTGCCCATTGCAAAATGCTTGCAAAAACCTCTATTATAAGCGAGGATGAAGCGTCTTCAATAATTGATGGTTTAAAAACGATACAAACGGAAATAGAAAAAGGTGAATTTACATTCGATGATAGGCTCGAAGATATTCATATGCATATCGAAAATAGGCTTCACCAAATCATTGGTGGGCCCGCTTTAAAGCTTCATACTGCAAGGAGTAGAAACGACCAGGTTGCTTTAGACATAAGGCTATATCTTCGAAATGAAGTATCAAATATAATTGAAGGTTTAAAACAGTTAAGAACTAAAATTCTTGAAATAGCTAAAGAAAATATAAACATAATCTTGCCAGGATATACTCACCTTCAAAGGGCTCAGCCTGTTTTGCTTTCCCATCATTTTATGGCTTATTATGAGATGTTTTCAAGGGATTCAGATAGATTTTTTGACGGATTAAAACGAATAAATGTAATGCCTCTGGGCAGTGCCGCTCTTGCTGGGACTACCTATCCCATTGATAGAACTTATACAGCAAGCATTCTTAATTTTAACGAAATATCAAAAAATAGTATAGATTCAGTATCGGACAGGGATTTTATAATTGAATTTTTATCTGCAGCAAGTATATGTATGATTCATTTTAGTAGAATGTCTGAAGAGCTTATCTTATGGAGTTCTTCAGAATTTAAATTTATCGAAATTTCAGATTCGTTTACTACCGGTAGCAGCATAATGCCGCAGAAAAAAAATCCTGATATTGCTGAACTATCTCGAGGTAAAACTTCGCGAATTTTTGGCAGTTTAATTTGCCTTTTAACTTTAATGAAATCCCTTCCTCTATCATATAATAGAGATATGCAGGAGGATAAAGAACCTTTATTTGACACAGTTAAAACCTTGACATCGTGCATTGATATCTTTATAAGGATGCTTCCTAACATCAAGTTCAATAAAGAAAAAATGCAACAATCAGCATTAACTGGTTATCTTAATGCAACCGATATGGCTGATTATCTTGTTACAAAGGGAGTTCCGTTTAGAAATGCCCATGCTTTAACAGGAAAAATCGTATCCTATGCTTTAAACAAGCAGAAAGAGCTTCATGAACTCTCATTGGGAGAACTTAATTCTTTTTCTGATTTATTTAATAGTGATATTTTTGATTTTTTAAGTTTACAATCAATGATTGACAGAAGACAATCTTTTGGTGGAACAGCAAAAAAAAATGTCATAGCGGCTATAAATGAAGCTGAAAAAGAATTAAATTAA
- a CDS encoding argininosuccinate synthase — protein sequence MNAQKAILAYSGGLDTSVILKWLIENYGCEVITFSADIGQEEELNEIEGKALKTGASKVYIDDLREIFAKDYVFPAFRANAIYEGHYLLGTSIARPLIAKRQMEIAEIEGADTVSHGSTGKGNDQVRFELTYFSINPNIKIIAPWREWNMKSRTDLMEYAKKHDIPVSASPKKPYSTDRNLLHISYEGGILEDPWNAPPEDMFQLTVSPKVAPNEEEVIEINFIDGNPVAVNGKELSPANLIKELNVIGGRHGIGRVDLVENRFVGMKSRGVYETPGGTILRIGHMAIESITMDREVMHLRDSLIPKYAELIYYGFWFSPERLLLQKMIDETQINICGVVKLGLYKGNCRILGRKSDKSLYNLDFATFEDDSVYRQKDAEGFIRLNALRLRIQRLMKRNLS from the coding sequence GTGAACGCACAAAAAGCAATTTTAGCTTACTCAGGTGGTCTTGATACGTCGGTTATATTAAAATGGCTTATCGAAAATTATGGATGTGAAGTAATTACTTTTTCGGCTGATATCGGACAAGAAGAAGAGCTTAATGAAATTGAAGGAAAAGCCTTAAAAACAGGGGCATCAAAAGTATATATTGACGATTTAAGAGAAATTTTTGCAAAGGATTATGTTTTCCCAGCTTTTAGAGCCAATGCAATATATGAGGGGCATTATCTTTTAGGCACATCTATAGCAAGGCCTTTAATTGCAAAAAGACAAATGGAAATCGCAGAAATCGAAGGAGCGGATACTGTAAGCCATGGATCTACAGGGAAAGGAAATGATCAAGTTAGATTTGAACTTACTTATTTTTCCATCAATCCTAATATAAAAATCATCGCTCCTTGGAGAGAATGGAATATGAAGTCAAGAACTGATCTCATGGAATATGCTAAAAAACATGATATCCCTGTTTCAGCGAGCCCTAAAAAACCCTACAGCACGGATAGAAATTTACTTCATATTAGCTATGAAGGCGGTATCCTTGAAGATCCATGGAATGCTCCCCCTGAAGATATGTTTCAGCTTACTGTATCGCCAAAAGTTGCGCCTAATGAAGAAGAAGTAATTGAAATAAATTTTATTGATGGAAATCCTGTTGCAGTAAATGGAAAAGAATTATCCCCTGCGAATTTAATTAAAGAGTTAAATGTTATAGGTGGACGCCATGGTATAGGAAGAGTTGACCTTGTCGAAAATCGTTTTGTAGGCATGAAATCAAGGGGCGTTTATGAAACGCCTGGCGGAACGATATTAAGAATAGGTCATATGGCGATTGAATCAATTACTATGGACAGGGAAGTCATGCATCTCAGAGATTCTTTAATACCTAAATATGCGGAGCTAATATATTATGGTTTCTGGTTTTCCCCAGAAAGACTTTTATTGCAAAAAATGATAGACGAAACTCAAATAAATATCTGTGGTGTTGTAAAACTTGGACTTTACAAAGGCAATTGTCGAATACTTGGAAGAAAATCTGATAAATCGCTTTATAACCTTGATTTCGCAACATTTGAAGATGATTCTGTGTATAGACAAAAAGATGCCGAAGGCTTTATTCGACTTAACGCTTTAAGGCTTAGAATTCAACGATTAATGAAAAGAAATCTGTCGTAA
- the argF gene encoding ornithine carbamoyltransferase, translating to MKKDILTLLDLEKSDFDHLFNITGELKDRDKKKITENCLTGKTLGLIFDKPSTRTRFSFEAAMIKLGGTPIYINAQDTQISRSEPPKDTARVLSRYLDILAIRTFEQSFIEEIASYASIPIINALTDAYHPCQILSDIFTIIEFKETYENLNIVWVGDGNNVAHSWVNAWAVLNFNLTIACPENYMPNPDIIKKACEIKGKQIKIINDPFEGVKEAQVIYTDAWASMGQEKDKAERKKAFQNFQINSKLLKNAPKDVVVMHCLPAYRGEEITEDVLEGNHSVVWDQAENKMHMHKAILKVLLGCA from the coding sequence GTGAAAAAAGATATATTGACTCTTCTAGATCTTGAAAAAAGTGATTTTGATCATTTATTTAATATAACAGGCGAATTAAAAGATAGGGATAAAAAGAAAATTACTGAAAATTGCCTTACTGGAAAAACCCTCGGACTTATTTTTGATAAACCTTCTACAAGAACGAGATTTTCTTTTGAAGCAGCTATGATTAAACTTGGAGGAACTCCAATTTATATCAATGCACAAGATACTCAAATATCAAGGAGTGAACCACCAAAAGATACAGCGAGAGTTCTTTCAAGATATCTTGATATTTTGGCGATCAGAACTTTTGAGCAGAGTTTTATAGAAGAGATAGCTTCTTATGCATCAATCCCTATTATTAATGCTCTTACCGATGCTTATCATCCTTGTCAGATTTTAAGCGATATTTTTACTATAATTGAATTCAAAGAAACTTATGAAAATTTAAACATTGTATGGGTTGGCGACGGTAATAACGTTGCACATTCATGGGTAAATGCATGGGCTGTATTAAATTTCAATTTAACTATTGCTTGCCCAGAAAACTACATGCCTAACCCAGATATAATAAAAAAAGCATGTGAAATTAAAGGCAAACAAATTAAAATCATAAATGATCCTTTTGAAGGCGTAAAGGAGGCTCAAGTTATATATACTGATGCATGGGCGAGTATGGGGCAGGAAAAAGATAAAGCTGAAAGAAAAAAAGCTTTTCAAAATTTTCAAATTAATTCTAAATTATTAAAAAATGCCCCTAAAGATGTAGTAGTTATGCATTGTTTACCCGCATATCGAGGAGAAGAAATAACCGAAGATGTTTTAGAAGGAAATCATTCGGTTGTATGGGATCAAGCTGAAAATAAAATGCATATGCATAAAGCTATTTTAAAAGTATTATTAGGTTGCGCATAG
- a CDS encoding aspartate aminotransferase family protein, which produces MNIMQTADKVMMSTYKRFPIVFTKGNGTTLWDEQGKAYTDFVSGIAVCNLGHAHPKIANALFEQAQKLFHVSNLYYTEPQTRLAFWLVENSFADKVFFSNSGAEANESAIKLARKYFSEKGEKNRYKIISMLKSFHGRTMASLSATGQDKIKHGFNPLLEGFDFIPFNDIDALKKKINSETCAVILEPIQGEGGINLASQKYIEEVRHICNETGILLIFDEIQTGIGRTGKLFAYQHFGVEPDIMTLAKALGNGLPIGAMLSKDFVAKAFIPGSHASTFGGTPIITAASLEVLKILTEERVIENCRKVGLYFKDKLNLLKEKHDNIVAVRGLGLLLGIELKIEGEDIVKKCLEQGFIINCIQGKILRFIPPLIIKEKDIDNLIDCLDNIL; this is translated from the coding sequence ATGAATATAATGCAAACAGCTGATAAAGTTATGATGTCAACGTATAAACGTTTTCCGATTGTTTTTACAAAGGGGAATGGAACAACTTTATGGGATGAGCAAGGTAAAGCTTATACTGATTTTGTTTCAGGAATAGCGGTGTGCAATCTTGGTCACGCTCATCCTAAAATTGCAAACGCACTTTTTGAACAGGCTCAAAAGCTTTTTCATGTTTCAAATCTTTATTATACTGAACCTCAAACGCGACTCGCTTTTTGGCTTGTGGAAAATAGTTTTGCTGATAAAGTTTTTTTTTCAAACAGCGGAGCTGAAGCAAATGAATCAGCCATTAAGCTCGCAAGAAAGTATTTTAGTGAAAAAGGAGAAAAAAATCGTTATAAAATTATATCCATGCTAAAATCATTTCATGGTCGAACAATGGCTTCTTTATCTGCAACAGGCCAAGACAAAATTAAGCATGGTTTTAATCCTCTTTTGGAAGGATTTGACTTTATCCCTTTTAATGATATAGATGCCTTGAAAAAAAAAATAAATTCTGAAACTTGTGCAGTTATTTTAGAGCCTATTCAAGGAGAAGGGGGGATAAACCTTGCATCACAAAAATATATTGAAGAAGTAAGACATATCTGCAATGAAACAGGAATTTTATTAATCTTCGATGAAATTCAGACAGGAATCGGTAGAACAGGTAAATTGTTCGCATATCAACATTTTGGAGTTGAGCCAGATATCATGACTTTGGCAAAGGCTCTTGGTAATGGACTTCCTATTGGAGCCATGCTTTCTAAAGATTTTGTTGCAAAAGCGTTTATTCCCGGCTCACATGCTTCTACATTCGGAGGTACTCCAATAATAACTGCGGCCTCTCTTGAAGTCCTTAAAATATTAACTGAAGAGCGAGTTATTGAAAATTGTAGAAAAGTCGGATTGTATTTTAAAGATAAGCTTAATCTTCTTAAAGAAAAACACGATAATATCGTAGCTGTAAGGGGTTTAGGATTATTACTTGGGATTGAACTAAAAATTGAAGGCGAAGATATAGTCAAAAAATGTCTTGAACAAGGTTTTATTATAAATTGTATTCAAGGAAAAATTTTAAGATTTATACCGCCGTTAATAATAAAAGAGAAAGACATAGACAATCTTATTGATTGTCTCGATAACATTTTATAA
- the argB gene encoding acetylglutamate kinase yields the protein MEINVADVLMEALPYIRRFYGMTIVIKYGGHAMVDEQLKQDFARNITMMKFVGMNPVVVHGGGPQINQVLDKMGIQSKFIRGMRLTDEPTMDVVEMVLGGKVNKSIVSLINSHGGKAVGLTGKDGGLIYARKLKILHQPDEDKPPEIIDPGLVGEVTTINHEIINTLTAKGFIPIIAPVGTSEKGETFNINADLVASKMAVALSAGRLILLTDVDGVLDSSGNLISSIESNIISQLIQNKTISGGMIPKIEYAFEALKSGVEKVQIINGKKRHALLLELLTDKGIGTEVIL from the coding sequence ATGGAAATCAATGTTGCCGATGTTCTAATGGAGGCTTTGCCATATATTAGACGTTTTTATGGCATGACAATTGTAATCAAATACGGCGGTCATGCTATGGTTGATGAACAGCTAAAGCAAGATTTTGCCAGAAATATAACGATGATGAAATTTGTGGGCATGAACCCTGTAGTTGTGCATGGAGGAGGTCCTCAAATTAATCAAGTCTTAGATAAAATGGGCATACAATCTAAATTTATAAGAGGAATGAGGCTTACTGACGAACCAACTATGGATGTTGTAGAAATGGTTCTTGGCGGTAAAGTTAATAAATCAATTGTTTCGCTTATTAATAGTCATGGTGGCAAAGCAGTAGGGCTTACTGGAAAGGATGGAGGTTTAATATACGCCAGAAAGCTTAAAATACTTCATCAACCAGACGAAGATAAACCACCTGAGATTATTGATCCAGGGCTTGTTGGAGAAGTTACTACTATTAATCATGAAATAATTAATACATTAACAGCCAAAGGTTTTATTCCAATAATAGCGCCTGTAGGCACGTCAGAAAAGGGCGAAACTTTTAATATAAATGCCGACTTAGTGGCATCAAAAATGGCAGTAGCCTTATCTGCTGGAAGGCTAATTTTATTAACAGATGTAGATGGCGTTTTAGATTCATCTGGTAATTTAATTTCGTCTATAGAAAGCAACATAATATCTCAACTGATACAAAATAAAACAATATCTGGAGGTATGATTCCAAAAATAGAATATGCTTTTGAAGCATTAAAGAGTGGTGTTGAAAAAGTTCAAATAATTAACGGGAAAAAAAGACACGCGCTTCTTTTGGAACTTTTGACTGATAAAGGAATTGGAACGGAAGTTATATTATGA
- the hslU gene encoding ATP-dependent protease ATPase subunit HslU — translation MNDLKPSEIVIELDKYIIGQKNAKRSVAIALRNRWRRRQVPDELKDEIAPKNIILIGPTGVGKTEIARRLAKLTDSPFYKVEASKFTEVGYVGRDVESMIRDLLELTVNMLKAREQESVKEKAGQIAEERILDLLLPKPVNPRSVKDENGTGSGIGQIEIVQTPNTDAPSTREKLRNMLREGKLDNRYIDLDVQEKNLPVVEIFSNVGMEELGINFKDMFNNIFPKNTKRRKFKVKEAVSILTQDEAQNLVDMEKVVKDSIEKVEQTGIIFIDEIDKVAGKRDAHGPDVSREGVQRDLLPIVEGTTVSTKYGPVKTDHILFIASGAFHISKPSDLIPELQGRFPIRVELDSLSKKDFERILVEPKNALTLQYVELLKTEGIELVFENDSIGAIAQITEDVNTRTENIGARRLHTLIEKLLENVLFDAPDIETKKITINGEYVQNSLKDIIEDEDLSRYIL, via the coding sequence ATGAATGATCTAAAGCCCTCAGAAATTGTTATAGAACTCGATAAATATATAATCGGACAAAAAAATGCTAAGCGTTCAGTTGCTATAGCATTAAGAAATAGATGGAGAAGGCGCCAAGTTCCAGACGAGCTTAAAGATGAAATTGCTCCTAAAAATATCATATTGATTGGTCCAACTGGCGTAGGAAAGACGGAAATAGCTCGCAGACTAGCTAAATTAACTGATTCTCCTTTTTATAAGGTTGAAGCCTCTAAATTTACAGAAGTAGGCTATGTGGGTAGAGATGTTGAATCAATGATAAGGGACCTTTTAGAACTTACTGTAAATATGCTTAAAGCAAGAGAGCAGGAATCTGTTAAAGAAAAAGCAGGTCAAATCGCTGAAGAAAGAATATTAGATTTATTGCTTCCTAAGCCTGTAAACCCAAGATCAGTTAAAGACGAAAATGGAACAGGAAGCGGAATAGGGCAAATAGAAATTGTTCAAACCCCTAACACTGATGCTCCTTCTACAAGGGAAAAATTAAGAAATATGCTGCGTGAAGGAAAACTTGATAATAGGTATATAGATTTAGATGTTCAGGAAAAAAATCTGCCTGTAGTAGAAATTTTTTCTAACGTAGGCATGGAAGAACTTGGAATCAATTTTAAAGATATGTTTAATAACATTTTCCCAAAAAATACTAAACGGCGAAAATTTAAGGTAAAAGAAGCTGTATCAATTTTAACGCAGGATGAAGCTCAAAACCTTGTTGATATGGAAAAAGTTGTAAAAGACTCTATAGAAAAAGTAGAACAAACAGGAATAATTTTTATTGATGAAATAGATAAAGTCGCAGGCAAAAGAGATGCCCATGGACCAGATGTGTCAAGAGAAGGGGTTCAAAGGGATTTACTTCCAATTGTAGAAGGAACAACTGTATCAACGAAGTACGGTCCTGTTAAAACAGACCATATTCTTTTTATAGCATCAGGAGCGTTCCATATTAGTAAGCCTTCCGACCTTATTCCAGAGCTACAAGGCAGATTTCCAATAAGAGTTGAGCTTGATTCTTTATCAAAGAAAGATTTTGAAAGAATACTTGTTGAGCCTAAAAATGCTTTGACCCTTCAATATGTGGAGCTTTTGAAAACAGAAGGTATAGAATTAGTTTTTGAAAATGACTCAATAGGCGCAATTGCTCAAATTACCGAAGATGTTAATACAAGGACTGAAAATATAGGAGCAAGACGGCTTCATACATTAATAGAAAAACTTCTTGAAAATGTCCTTTTTGATGCACCTGACATAGAAACAAAAAAGATTACAATTAATGGAGAATACGTGCAAAATTCTCTAAAAGATATTATTGAAGATGAAGATTTAAGCCGATACATATTATAA
- the hslV gene encoding ATP-dependent protease subunit HslV, producing MDNFHGTTILAIKHKDKVVVAGDGQVTLNNTIIKHRAKKVRRLYNDKIIVGFAGATADALTLFDKLETKLERFNGNLTRAAVELAKDWRTDKYLRRLEALLIAVDNSTMLLISGNGDVIEPDEGIVSIGSGSVAAQASAKALIMHSNLEAKQIVEESMKIASSLCIYTNDAIVIEEI from the coding sequence ATGGATAACTTTCATGGAACAACGATACTTGCAATAAAGCATAAAGACAAAGTTGTGGTAGCGGGAGACGGGCAAGTCACTTTAAATAACACTATAATTAAGCACCGCGCAAAGAAAGTTAGAAGACTTTATAATGACAAAATTATAGTTGGTTTTGCTGGTGCTACCGCCGATGCTTTAACGCTTTTTGACAAACTTGAAACTAAATTGGAACGCTTTAATGGTAATCTTACGAGAGCCGCTGTAGAACTTGCGAAAGATTGGAGAACTGATAAATATTTACGCCGGTTGGAAGCGTTACTTATAGCAGTTGATAATTCAACAATGCTACTCATTTCAGGAAATGGTGATGTTATTGAACCAGATGAAGGAATAGTTAGTATTGGCTCAGGAAGCGTAGCTGCTCAAGCCTCTGCAAAAGCTTTAATAATGCATTCAAATCTTGAAGCAAAACAAATAGTTGAAGAATCAATGAAAATCGCGTCCTCATTATGTATATATACTAATGATGCGATTGTAATAGAAGAAATATAA
- a CDS encoding tyrosine-type recombinase/integrase, which translates to MISIPLVHLIKNFISSLSAEKGYSEHTCRAYNSDLKEFLLFLAKEYFPEDIAGKNGELITADKIDIMSIRAYLGFLHKKNKKISIARKLSSVRSYFEYLIKHGFVDINCTEAISTPKIEKKVPLYLAVKEMKDVLDSIETDELLNLRNSAIFETLYSTGARVSEVSGLNIFDVDLKQRIIQVKGKGSKERIVPIGKKATDAIIEYRTMLLSQTGITLDKDGPLFLNNRQGRLTTRSMGRILEQIVLEQGVATPISPHGFRHSFATHMLDAGADLRSVQKMLGHVSLSTTQKYTHISMGKLMETYDKSHPRGNKENG; encoded by the coding sequence ATGATATCTATACCTTTAGTTCATCTTATAAAAAATTTTATAAGTTCTTTGTCAGCTGAAAAAGGATATTCTGAACATACATGTAGGGCTTATAATAGCGATCTTAAGGAATTTTTGCTTTTCCTTGCAAAAGAATACTTTCCCGAAGATATAGCTGGTAAGAATGGCGAATTAATTACAGCAGATAAAATAGATATAATGTCTATAAGGGCTTATTTAGGTTTTTTACATAAAAAAAATAAAAAGATATCGATAGCACGGAAATTATCTTCAGTTCGTTCTTATTTTGAATATCTTATAAAACATGGATTTGTTGATATTAATTGCACAGAAGCTATATCTACCCCAAAAATTGAAAAAAAAGTACCTCTTTACCTTGCTGTTAAAGAGATGAAAGATGTGCTTGATTCAATTGAGACAGATGAATTACTAAATTTAAGGAATAGTGCAATATTTGAAACTCTTTATTCTACAGGTGCAAGGGTGTCTGAGGTTTCAGGACTCAATATTTTTGATGTTGATTTAAAGCAAAGAATAATTCAAGTTAAAGGCAAGGGTTCAAAAGAAAGAATTGTTCCTATTGGAAAAAAAGCTACAGATGCTATTATTGAATATCGGACAATGCTATTGTCACAAACGGGAATAACATTAGATAAAGATGGACCACTTTTTTTAAATAATCGTCAAGGAAGACTGACTACTCGTTCTATGGGACGCATTCTTGAACAAATAGTATTGGAGCAAGGTGTTGCTACTCCAATATCACCCCATGGTTTTCGACATAGTTTTGCAACGCATATGCTTGATGCTGGTGCAGATTTAAGAAGTGTGCAAAAAATGTTAGGCCATGTTAGTCTTTCAACAACTCAAAAATATACCCACATATCAATGGGAAAACTTATGGAAACTTATGATAAATCCCATCCAAGAGGAAACAAGGAAAATGGATAA
- a CDS encoding haloacid dehalogenase has translation MIDPESVAFDIDGVFADTMQLFIDILKDEYGINSIGYGDITCYELNKCINLRSDIVEAAIDKIQKGNYRPKLKPFNGAKKVLTRIGNDGGRILFVTARPYLGPIQNWIHQNLCINPEFIKIITTGSFDGKIEVLLDHNVSYFVEDRLETCFLLKEAGITPILFVQPWNREKHPFLEVNSWTELESFVRFK, from the coding sequence ATGATAGATCCGGAATCTGTTGCTTTTGATATTGATGGTGTCTTCGCGGATACAATGCAACTCTTTATTGACATTTTAAAAGATGAATACGGGATTAATTCTATCGGTTATGGAGATATAACCTGCTATGAATTAAATAAATGCATAAACTTAAGATCTGATATTGTAGAAGCAGCAATAGATAAAATTCAAAAGGGCAATTATAGGCCTAAATTAAAACCATTTAATGGTGCAAAAAAGGTATTAACGCGAATCGGTAATGACGGTGGAAGGATCCTTTTTGTTACGGCACGGCCATATTTAGGACCTATTCAAAACTGGATACATCAGAATCTTTGTATTAATCCTGAGTTCATTAAAATTATTACAACAGGTTCTTTTGATGGAAAAATTGAGGTGCTTTTAGATCATAATGTTTCATACTTTGTTGAAGATCGCTTGGAAACCTGCTTCCTTTTAAAAGAAGCAGGTATAACTCCTATCTTATTTGTTCAGCCATGGAATAGGGAAAAACATCCTTTTTTGGAAGTAAATTCTTGGACTGAATTAGAGAGTTTTGTTAGATTTAAATGA
- a CDS encoding transcription termination factor Rho, with protein MGAKEKKAKKEKPLEKLTAIELRAEAMKIPDVAGAHGMNKAELIKVIKEARGIVDDTAKKNTDSIREIKKKIKSLKNKREAVLSENKDNLAMFLKKRISRLKKKTRRTA; from the coding sequence ATGGGTGCAAAGGAAAAAAAAGCAAAAAAAGAAAAACCTCTTGAAAAATTGACAGCCATTGAGCTTAGAGCGGAAGCAATGAAAATACCTGACGTTGCTGGGGCCCATGGAATGAATAAGGCCGAATTAATTAAGGTTATAAAGGAAGCAAGGGGAATAGTTGATGATACTGCTAAAAAGAATACTGATTCAATTAGAGAAATTAAGAAAAAAATTAAGTCTCTAAAAAATAAAAGAGAAGCAGTTTTAAGCGAAAACAAAGATAATTTGGCAATGTTTTTGAAAAAAAGAATAAGCCGTTTAAAAAAGAAAACGAGGCGCACTGCCTAA
- a CDS encoding uracil-DNA glycosylase encodes MYHDSLDSILNDFKNYIIFISNIGVKNFYFQNDTINILNSWNQSLYQRDSLNLIQQNAKNCNECVLHKTRKNVILGQGNSSAKIIFVGHFPSEEDDSIGYIFSGETGELLTRIIKAVKLSREEVYLSNILKCRLPQESTITKEDAKKCLAFFKREVDVIKPDFICAMGGFAAQVLLDSNEPFQKFRGHFYEYRGAKLFVTYHPYDILKDSSKKAETWADMQMFMREYDSL; translated from the coding sequence TTGTATCACGATTCATTAGATTCAATACTCAATGATTTTAAAAATTATATTATTTTTATTTCAAATATTGGAGTGAAAAATTTTTATTTTCAAAACGATACAATAAATATTTTAAATAGCTGGAATCAATCCTTATATCAGAGAGATTCTCTTAATTTAATACAACAAAATGCTAAAAATTGTAATGAATGTGTTCTCCATAAAACAAGAAAGAATGTTATTTTAGGACAAGGTAATTCTTCAGCAAAAATAATTTTCGTTGGCCATTTCCCTTCGGAAGAAGATGATTCAATAGGTTATATTTTTTCCGGAGAAACTGGAGAGCTTTTAACACGAATAATTAAAGCCGTTAAGCTTTCACGAGAAGAAGTTTATCTATCTAATATTTTAAAGTGCAGGCTGCCTCAAGAAAGCACAATCACAAAAGAAGACGCAAAAAAATGCCTCGCCTTTTTTAAAAGGGAAGTAGATGTCATAAAGCCAGATTTTATATGCGCAATGGGGGGCTTTGCTGCGCAAGTCCTTTTAGACTCTAATGAGCCCTTTCAAAAATTTCGAGGGCACTTTTATGAATATAGAGGTGCAAAATTATTTGTAACTTATCACCCCTATGATATTTTAAAAGATTCAAGTAAAAAAGCAGAAACATGGGCGGATATGCAGATGTTCATGCGTGAATATGATTCTTTATAA